Proteins co-encoded in one Solea senegalensis isolate Sse05_10M linkage group LG8, IFAPA_SoseM_1, whole genome shotgun sequence genomic window:
- the LOC122773445 gene encoding glutamate receptor ionotropic, kainate 1 isoform X2, with the protein MAKKKGLLFSLLYFMAEFWLTSQQVLRIGGIFETLENEPISVEELAFKFAVTNINRNRTLMPNTTLTYDIQRINLFDSFEASRRACDQLALGVGAVFGPSHSSSVSAVQSICNALEVPHIQTRWKHPSVDNRDSFYINLYPEYASISRAVLDIVQFYKWKTVTVVYEDATGLIRLQELIKAPSRYSIKIKIRQLPTGSKDARPLLKEMKKGKEFYVIFDCSYQTSADVLKQILSMGMMTEYYHFFFTTLDLFSLDLEPYRYSGVNMTGFRLLNIGSPQVASVVERWAMERLQAPAKAETGMMEGMMTTEAALMYDAVYMVAAASQRASQITVSSLQCHRHKPWRFGSRFMNMLKDAQWNGLTGQIIINKTDGLRKEFDLDVISLKEDGLEKIGVWNSQTGLNLTENNKDSSTNVTDSMANRTLIVTTILENPYVMYKKSDKPLYGNDRFEGYCLDLLKELSNILGFSYEVKLVSDGKYGAQNDKGEWNGMVRELIDHVADLAVAPLTITYVREKVIDFSKPFMTLGISILYHKPNGTNPGVFSFLNPLSPDIWMYVLLACLGVSCVLFVIARFTPYEWYNPHPCNPDSDVVENNFTLINSVWFGVGALMQQGSELMPKALSTRIVGGIWWFFTLIIISSYTANLAAFLTVERMDSPIDSADDLAKQTKIEYGAVRDGSTMTFFKKSKISTYEKMWAFMSSRKNTALVKNNREGIQRVLTTDYALLMESTSIEYISQRNCNLTQIGGLIDSKGYGVGTPIGSPYRDKVTIAILQLQEEGKLHMMKEKWWRGNGCPEEDSKEASALGVENIGGIFIVLAAGLVLSVFVAIGEFIYKSRKNLDIEEVSVGQCEWHNKY; encoded by the exons ATGGCGAAGAAGAAGGGACTTTTATTCTCACTGCTGTACTTTATGGCAGAGTTTTGGCTCACTTCACAGCAAGTCCTGAGAATCG GTGGCATCTTTGAGACACTTGAAAATGAGCCCATAAGTGTTGAAGAGCTGGCCTTTAAATTTGCtgtaacaaacataaacaggaACCGGACCTTAATGCCAAACACCACATTGACCTATGACATCCAGAGAATAAACCTCTTTGACAGCTTCGAGGCCTCGAGAAGAG CCTGTGACCAGTTGGCGCTTGGCGTCGGGGCCGTCTTTGGTCCGTCTCACAGCTCGTCCGTCAGTGCGGTCCAGTCCATTTGCAACGCCCTGGAAGTCCCTCACATCCAGACACGCTGGAAACACCCGTCGGTGGACAACAGAGACAGCTTCTACATCAACCTCTACCCAGAGTATGCCTCCATAAGCCGCGCCGTGTTGGACATAGTGCAGTTCTACAAGTGGAAGACAGTCACTGTGGTCTACGAGGACGCAACTG GTCTGATTCGTTTGCAAGAGTTGATCAAAGCTCCGTCCAGGTACAGCATCAAAATCAAGATCCGGCAGCTGCCAACAGGAAGCAAAGACGCCCGTCCTCTTTTGAAAGAGATGAAGAAGGGGAAGGAGTTCTACGTCATCTTTGACTGCTCGTACCAAACATCAGCTGATGTTCTCAAGCAG ATCTTATCAATGGGGATGATGACCGAATATTACCACTTCTTCTTCACCACACTG GACCTGTTTTCCCTCGACCTGGAGCCGTACCGCTACAGTGGGGTCAACATGACGGGGTTCAGACTCCTCAACATCGGCAGCCCTCAGGTGGCCTCAGTGGTGGAGAGGTGGGCCATGGAGCGACTGCAGGCTCCCGCTAAAGCAGAGACAGGAATGATGGAGGGAATGATGACG ACCGAGGCGGCTCTGATGTACGACGCCGTCTACATGGTGGCTGCTGCCTCCCAACGCGCCTCCCAGATCACCGTCAGCTCCCTGCAGTGCCACAGACACAAACCCTGGCGCTTTGGATCACGCTTCATGAACATGCTCAAAGAC GCACAGTGGAACGGCTTGACCGGgcaaataattataaataagaCAGACGGCCTGCGGAAGGAGTTCGATTTAGATGTCATCAGTCTGAAGGAGGACGGCTTGGAGAAG ATCGGCGTGTGGAACTCTCAAACAGGCCTTAAtttaacagaaaacaacaaggaCTCATCCACAAATGTGACTGACTCGATGGCCAACAGAACCCTTATTGTCACAACTATTCTG GAAAATCCTTATGTCATGTATAAGAAATCTGATAAACCGCTGTATGGAAATGATCGCTTTGAGGGCTACTGCCTGGACCTGCTCAAAGAGCTGTCCAACATTTTGGGCTTCTCCTACGAGGTTAAGCTGGTCTCAGACGGCAAATATGGAGCTCAGAATGACAAGGGGGAGTGGAACGGCATGGTGCGAGAACTCATTGATCAT GTGGCTGACCTCGCTGTGGCTCCGCTCACCATCACGTATGTGAGGGAAAAGGTGATAGACTTCTCCAAGCCCTTTATGACACTGGGCATCAGCATCCTCTACCACAAACCCAACGGCACCAATCCAGGAGTGTTCTCCTTCCTCAACCCACTCTCTCCTGATATCTGGATGTATGTGTTGCTGGCCTGCCTCGGTGTCAGCTGTGTGCTGTTTGTCATTGCCAG GTTCACTCCCTATGAGTGGTACAATCCACACCCCTGCAATCCAGACTCGGACGTAGTGGAAAACAACTTCACGCTAATAAACAGTGTCTGGTTTGGAGTTGGAGCACTTATGCAGCAAG GATCTGAACTGATGCCTAAGGCCCTCTCTACCAGGATAGTTGGTGGAATATGGTGGTTCTTTACGCTGATAATAATCTCCTCATACACTGCCAACCTGGCTGCCTTCCTCACTGTGGAGAGAATGGACTCGCCTATTGACTCTGCCGATGACTTGGCAAAGCAAACCAAAATAGAGTATGGTGCTGTAAGAGACGGCTCCACCATGACCTTTTTCAAG AAATCAAAAATCTCGACCTATGAGAAAATGTGGGCCTTCATGAGCAGCAGGAAAAACACGGCCTTGGTGAAAAACAACCGGGAAGGGATTCAGAGGGTCCTCACCACAGACTACGCTCTTCTGATGGAGTCGACCAGCATCGAGTACATCAGCCAGCGCAACTGTAACCTCACACAGATCGGGGGCCTGATCGACTCGAAGGGCTACGGTGTAGGAACTCCAATCG GCTCTCCGTACAGAGACAAGGTCACCATCGCCATCTTGCAGCTTCAGGAGGAAGGAAAGCTGCACATGATGAAGGAGAAGTGGTGGAGGGGGAACGGCTGCCCAGAGGAGGACAGCAAAGAGGCCAGCGCCCTGGGCGTGGAGAACATCGGTGGAATCTTTATCGTGCTCGCAGCCGGATTGGTCCTCTCCGTTTTTGTGGCAATTGGAGAATTCATTTACAAGTCCAGAAAAAACCTGGACATTGAGGAGGTGAGTGTCGGCCAGTGCGAATGGCACAACAAGTACTGA
- the LOC122773068 gene encoding claudin-8-like translates to MLQGVSEIAAVVVGLVGLIGAAATTGLPMWKVTAFIGENIIVMETRWEGLWMNCYRQANIRMQCKVYDSLLYLPSELQAARGLMCCSVALSGLGLLVSLAGMRCISWIQGNEWAKTIILMVAGVMQFLASICVFIPVSWTGHVIIRDFYNPLLIDAQRRELGEALYIGWVTGAILFASAMLFLCRRLPSDKGSFDVYHPANLLSYKPRPSKQNMIGYNPISTLSSLKSTQYNGSVGPQHAMPLQTVPQIMTNDGTFIHPAAVAYNPGLPENASLLYQGSMARHPSMQSSNHVGSMYTPGNSLYISQNATPYSLSANPTASYQSSFYPVPQTPIFIGYKRSVVGPQSYSGSSTVGGGVYI, encoded by the coding sequence ATGCTTCAAGGAGTCTCAGAGATTGCTGCAGTGGTCGTCGGGCTGGTCGGGCTGATTGGAGCTGCGGCTACAACAGGGCTGCCCATGTGGAAGGTGACCGCTTTCATCGGAGAGAACATCATAGTGATGGAAACCCGCTGGGAAGGCCTCTGGATGAACTGCTACCGGCAGGCAAACATCAGGATGCAGTGTAAGGTGTACGACTCACTGCTCTACCTGCCCTCGGAGTTACAGGCGGCTAGGGGTCTGATGTGCTGTTCTGTGGCCTTGTCTGGACTGGGGCTCCTTGTGTCTCTGGCGGGAATGCGGTGCATTTCCTGGATTCAGGGTAATGAATGGGCTAAGACCATTATTCTGATGGTTGCAGGTGTTATGCAGTTTCTTGCGAGCATTTGTGTCTTCATCCCTGTGTCATGGACTGGCCATGTCATCATTAGAGATTTTTACAATCCATTGCTCATCGACGCCCAGAGGAGAGAGCTGGGAGAAGCACTCTACATCGGTTGGGTGACCGGCGCCATCCTTTTCGCCTCGGCCATGTTGTTCCTCTGCCGCCGCTTGCCATCAGACAAAGGCTCATTTGACGTGTACCACCCAGCTAACTTACTCAGTTACAAACCAAGACCAAGCAAGCAAAATATGATTGGGTATAATCCTATCTCAACTCTTTCAAGCCTCAAATCAACTCAGTACAATGGCTCAGTTGGACCACAACATGCAATGCCACTTCAAACTGTGCCTCAGATAATGACGAATGATGGCACGTTCATCCACCCTGCGGCCGTTGCCTATAACCCGGGTTTGCCAGAAAATGCCTCGCTGTTGTATCAAGGTAGCATGGCTCGTCATCCCTCCATGCAGAGTTCCAACCACGTGGGAAGCATGTATACTCCAGGAAACTCCTTGTACATCAGCCAAAACGCCACACCATATTCACTGTCAGCCAATCCCACTGCGTCCTACCAATCCAGCTTTTATCCGGTTCCACAAACTCCGATTTTCATTGGATATAAAAGATCAGTAGTTGGACCACAGTCTTACAGTGGGAGCAGTACTGTCGGTGGTGGTGTATACATCTGA
- the LOC122773445 gene encoding glutamate receptor ionotropic, kainate 1 isoform X1: protein MAKKKGLLFSLLYFMAEFWLTSQQVLRIGGIFETLENEPISVEELAFKFAVTNINRNRTLMPNTTLTYDIQRINLFDSFEASRRACDQLALGVGAVFGPSHSSSVSAVQSICNALEVPHIQTRWKHPSVDNRDSFYINLYPEYASISRAVLDIVQFYKWKTVTVVYEDATGLIRLQELIKAPSRYSIKIKIRQLPTGSKDARPLLKEMKKGKEFYVIFDCSYQTSADVLKQILSMGMMTEYYHFFFTTLDLFSLDLEPYRYSGVNMTGFRLLNIGSPQVASVVERWAMERLQAPAKAETGMMEGMMTTEAALMYDAVYMVAAASQRASQITVSSLQCHRHKPWRFGSRFMNMLKDAQWNGLTGQIIINKTDGLRKEFDLDVISLKEDGLEKTIAGNNRLNKVWKKIGVWNSQTGLNLTENNKDSSTNVTDSMANRTLIVTTILENPYVMYKKSDKPLYGNDRFEGYCLDLLKELSNILGFSYEVKLVSDGKYGAQNDKGEWNGMVRELIDHVADLAVAPLTITYVREKVIDFSKPFMTLGISILYHKPNGTNPGVFSFLNPLSPDIWMYVLLACLGVSCVLFVIARFTPYEWYNPHPCNPDSDVVENNFTLINSVWFGVGALMQQGSELMPKALSTRIVGGIWWFFTLIIISSYTANLAAFLTVERMDSPIDSADDLAKQTKIEYGAVRDGSTMTFFKKSKISTYEKMWAFMSSRKNTALVKNNREGIQRVLTTDYALLMESTSIEYISQRNCNLTQIGGLIDSKGYGVGTPIGSPYRDKVTIAILQLQEEGKLHMMKEKWWRGNGCPEEDSKEASALGVENIGGIFIVLAAGLVLSVFVAIGEFIYKSRKNLDIEEVSVGQCEWHNKY, encoded by the exons ATGGCGAAGAAGAAGGGACTTTTATTCTCACTGCTGTACTTTATGGCAGAGTTTTGGCTCACTTCACAGCAAGTCCTGAGAATCG GTGGCATCTTTGAGACACTTGAAAATGAGCCCATAAGTGTTGAAGAGCTGGCCTTTAAATTTGCtgtaacaaacataaacaggaACCGGACCTTAATGCCAAACACCACATTGACCTATGACATCCAGAGAATAAACCTCTTTGACAGCTTCGAGGCCTCGAGAAGAG CCTGTGACCAGTTGGCGCTTGGCGTCGGGGCCGTCTTTGGTCCGTCTCACAGCTCGTCCGTCAGTGCGGTCCAGTCCATTTGCAACGCCCTGGAAGTCCCTCACATCCAGACACGCTGGAAACACCCGTCGGTGGACAACAGAGACAGCTTCTACATCAACCTCTACCCAGAGTATGCCTCCATAAGCCGCGCCGTGTTGGACATAGTGCAGTTCTACAAGTGGAAGACAGTCACTGTGGTCTACGAGGACGCAACTG GTCTGATTCGTTTGCAAGAGTTGATCAAAGCTCCGTCCAGGTACAGCATCAAAATCAAGATCCGGCAGCTGCCAACAGGAAGCAAAGACGCCCGTCCTCTTTTGAAAGAGATGAAGAAGGGGAAGGAGTTCTACGTCATCTTTGACTGCTCGTACCAAACATCAGCTGATGTTCTCAAGCAG ATCTTATCAATGGGGATGATGACCGAATATTACCACTTCTTCTTCACCACACTG GACCTGTTTTCCCTCGACCTGGAGCCGTACCGCTACAGTGGGGTCAACATGACGGGGTTCAGACTCCTCAACATCGGCAGCCCTCAGGTGGCCTCAGTGGTGGAGAGGTGGGCCATGGAGCGACTGCAGGCTCCCGCTAAAGCAGAGACAGGAATGATGGAGGGAATGATGACG ACCGAGGCGGCTCTGATGTACGACGCCGTCTACATGGTGGCTGCTGCCTCCCAACGCGCCTCCCAGATCACCGTCAGCTCCCTGCAGTGCCACAGACACAAACCCTGGCGCTTTGGATCACGCTTCATGAACATGCTCAAAGAC GCACAGTGGAACGGCTTGACCGGgcaaataattataaataagaCAGACGGCCTGCGGAAGGAGTTCGATTTAGATGTCATCAGTCTGAAGGAGGACGGCTTGGAGAAG ACAATCGCTGGCAACAACCGCCTGAATaaagtgtggaaaaag ATCGGCGTGTGGAACTCTCAAACAGGCCTTAAtttaacagaaaacaacaaggaCTCATCCACAAATGTGACTGACTCGATGGCCAACAGAACCCTTATTGTCACAACTATTCTG GAAAATCCTTATGTCATGTATAAGAAATCTGATAAACCGCTGTATGGAAATGATCGCTTTGAGGGCTACTGCCTGGACCTGCTCAAAGAGCTGTCCAACATTTTGGGCTTCTCCTACGAGGTTAAGCTGGTCTCAGACGGCAAATATGGAGCTCAGAATGACAAGGGGGAGTGGAACGGCATGGTGCGAGAACTCATTGATCAT GTGGCTGACCTCGCTGTGGCTCCGCTCACCATCACGTATGTGAGGGAAAAGGTGATAGACTTCTCCAAGCCCTTTATGACACTGGGCATCAGCATCCTCTACCACAAACCCAACGGCACCAATCCAGGAGTGTTCTCCTTCCTCAACCCACTCTCTCCTGATATCTGGATGTATGTGTTGCTGGCCTGCCTCGGTGTCAGCTGTGTGCTGTTTGTCATTGCCAG GTTCACTCCCTATGAGTGGTACAATCCACACCCCTGCAATCCAGACTCGGACGTAGTGGAAAACAACTTCACGCTAATAAACAGTGTCTGGTTTGGAGTTGGAGCACTTATGCAGCAAG GATCTGAACTGATGCCTAAGGCCCTCTCTACCAGGATAGTTGGTGGAATATGGTGGTTCTTTACGCTGATAATAATCTCCTCATACACTGCCAACCTGGCTGCCTTCCTCACTGTGGAGAGAATGGACTCGCCTATTGACTCTGCCGATGACTTGGCAAAGCAAACCAAAATAGAGTATGGTGCTGTAAGAGACGGCTCCACCATGACCTTTTTCAAG AAATCAAAAATCTCGACCTATGAGAAAATGTGGGCCTTCATGAGCAGCAGGAAAAACACGGCCTTGGTGAAAAACAACCGGGAAGGGATTCAGAGGGTCCTCACCACAGACTACGCTCTTCTGATGGAGTCGACCAGCATCGAGTACATCAGCCAGCGCAACTGTAACCTCACACAGATCGGGGGCCTGATCGACTCGAAGGGCTACGGTGTAGGAACTCCAATCG GCTCTCCGTACAGAGACAAGGTCACCATCGCCATCTTGCAGCTTCAGGAGGAAGGAAAGCTGCACATGATGAAGGAGAAGTGGTGGAGGGGGAACGGCTGCCCAGAGGAGGACAGCAAAGAGGCCAGCGCCCTGGGCGTGGAGAACATCGGTGGAATCTTTATCGTGCTCGCAGCCGGATTGGTCCTCTCCGTTTTTGTGGCAATTGGAGAATTCATTTACAAGTCCAGAAAAAACCTGGACATTGAGGAGGTGAGTGTCGGCCAGTGCGAATGGCACAACAAGTACTGA